The Alnus glutinosa chromosome 7, dhAlnGlut1.1, whole genome shotgun sequence genome includes a region encoding these proteins:
- the LOC133872525 gene encoding RNA-binding protein CP29B, chloroplastic codes for MSTTASSLALPSLTPKGAFLCNPKPTSVSLFSLSLSPLRLHCKPISVSASFLHSAPGFHSLSSRFVRKVAVTSEFDQEEELLSDGDQLRFSPDLKLFVGNLPFSVDSAQLAGLFESAGNVEMVEVIYDKTTGRSRGFGFVTMSTAEEVEAAAQQFNGYELEGRSLRVNAGPPPPRREESSFRGTRSGAGYGGGNAGYGGGYGGGNASFGSSNRVHVGNLAWGVDDLALENLFSEQGKVVEARVVYDRESGRSRGFGFVTYNSSEEVNNAIESLNGVDLNGRALRVSAAEAREARPRRQF; via the exons ATGTCTACCACAGCGTCTTCGCTCGCCCTTCCTTCGCTCACCCCTAAAGGCGCTTTTCTCTGCAATCCCAAACCCACTTCGGTTTCTCTGTTCTCCCTCTCCCTGTCTCCGCTCAGGCTTCATTGCAAGCCCATTTCCGTTTCTGCTTCGTTTCTTCACTCTGCGCCGGGCTTCCACAGCCTGTCCTCTCGGTTCGTCCGGAAAGTTGCTGTAACGTCCGAGTTCGACCAAGAAGAGGAGCTCTTGAGCGATGGAGACCAACTCAGATTCTCTCCTGACCTTAAACTCTTTGTGGGTAATCTTCCTTTCAGCGTCGACAGTGCTCAGCTCGCCGGTTTGTTCGAAAGCGCTGGAAATGTCGAAATGGTCGAG GTGATTTATGACAAGACAACTGGAAGAAGCAGaggatttggatttgttacCATGTCTACGGCGGAGGAGGTTGAAGCTGCTGCTCAACAGTTCAATGGCTAT GAACTTGAGGGAAGGTCTTTGAGGGTAAATGCTGGACCTCCTCCACCTAGAAGGGAGGAGTCCTCCTTTAGAGGTACTAGAAGTGGGGCAGGCTATGGTGGTGGTAATGCTGGTTATGGTGGTGGTTATGGTGGTGGTAATGCCAGTTTTGGTTCTTCCAACCGTGTTCATGTGGGCAACCTCGCATGGGGTGTTGATGACTTGGCACTTGAGAATTTGTTTAGTGAGCAAGGAAAGGTTGTGGAAGCGAGGGTGGTATATGATAGGGAGAGTGGTAGGTCAAgaggttttggttttgtaaCCTACAATTCTTCTGAAGAGGTCAACAATGCTATTGAATCCTTGAATGGTGTT GACTTGAATGGCAGAGCACTACGAGTCAGTGCAGCAGAAGCTAGGGAAGCTAGGCCAAGACGTCAATTTTGA